AACAATCGCGTTCGCGAGTCCGGTCGCGGCACAGGACAGTCCGCTAAGGGGCGGCAACTTCTGGACAGTCGCCGAGATCACGATCGATGATGGCTATACGGGCGAGTATGCCGACCACCTCGCGGGCGCATATCGCAAAAACATCGAGTTCTCGAAGTCGAAGGGCTGGATGAGGAACTCTTATATCCTGGCCAACGTCAACAAGCGCGCGGGAGAGCCGGACCTCTACCTCGTCACCATCAGCGATCATGTGACGACGCCCGCCGAGGACGAAGCACGCGAGAAGGAACTGAACGCCTTCCTCGCGACGACCTCCCGCGAACAGGACAAACAAAGCGGCGCCCGGGCAAAATATCGCAAGCTCGGCGGCAGCATGTTGCTCCAGGAACTTCTCTACAAGCGTTAAGGGCAAAGTCCGGGCTGGTTTCAATCGGCCCGGGCCGGTTCCAACGCATGAGGGCGGTAGACCTCGCCGACTTGATCGTGGCGCGACGAAAGCCGACCTAAATCCGGAAGCGGCCGTCGATCACCGTGACGCAGGTGCCGCCGAGAATCACCCGGTCGTTGCTCAGCTCGCAGACGAGATGGCCGCCGCGCTTACTTGCCTGGAAGGCGGTGAAGCGGATGCGGCCGAGGCGGTTTGCCCAAAAGGGGACCAGCGAGCCGTGAGCGGAGCCGGTCACCGGATCTTCGTCGATGCCGTGGTAAGCGGCGAAGACGCGGCTGACGACATCGGTGTTGTCGCCCGTCGCGGTCACCATCACCAGCCGGTCGTATCCCTTCAGCGCGCGGAAGTCGGGATCGACGGCGCGGACAGCCGCCTCGTTTTCGAGCAGGGCGATCGCCGCGCCATTGCCGCCACGCCCAAGGAAGCAGGGCGTATTTTCCCGCAGGCCGAGCGCTTCGAGCAGGCCGGGCTCCGTCCCCGGCTCTACGGAACCGGTAGGCAGGTCGAGCCACAGCTTCCCATCGCGCTTCTCGACAGTCAGGATTCCCGAGCGCGTGGCGAAGCGAATCCTGTCATCGAACGGCAGGACATGGGCGCTGGCCAGTGTCGCATGGCCGCACAGGTCGACCTCGACCGTCGGGGTGAACCAGCGCAGGTCGTAATCGGCGTCATCGTGTTCGCAACGTACGAGGAAAGCTGTCTCGGCAAGGTTATTT
The window above is part of the Sphingomonas sp. HDW15A genome. Proteins encoded here:
- a CDS encoding PhzF family phenazine biosynthesis protein, whose protein sequence is MIDLPIFQVDAFASRPFTGNPAAVMPLDQWLPDDIMQMIAAENNLAETAFLVRCEHDDADYDLRWFTPTVEVDLCGHATLASAHVLPFDDRIRFATRSGILTVEKRDGKLWLDLPTGSVEPGTEPGLLEALGLRENTPCFLGRGGNGAAIALLENEAAVRAVDPDFRALKGYDRLVMVTATGDNTDVVSRVFAAYHGIDEDPVTGSAHGSLVPFWANRLGRIRFTAFQASKRGGHLVCELSNDRVILGGTCVTVIDGRFRI